Below is a window of Armatimonadota bacterium DNA.
TGGGTGTCTCCCTTGGTCGTTTAGGCGGCTATTCTCCGCCGCCACCACCTCGTCGTCCACCCGGAGGAGGTGGGAACCCGGGTGGAGGAGGTCCAAAGCCAGGTCCACCGGGACCTCCGGGACCGCCCGGTCCACGTCGGAAGCTCGAATCGGGGGTGCCAACGAACTTTCTCGGAATCCAAGGGTACGCCTCGGAGACCACGTAGTAATAGGTTCCATTCGGGAACTCGGGGGTGACGCCATATCGGCCGTTCGCTTCGTCCAGGTCTCCAGAGCCCTTCACGTACTCCCAGTCGCGCGTAAACGTGCCGTCATAGACGCCCCCCGGTCCCGCTGTGCCGGATGGCCGCGTGCCCTGTTTCAGCCTCCAGCTCGACTTCAAAGTCTTCACACCGCTCTTCGCGTCGGTCGCGTTCACGTAGCCATAAAGGCTATAGATCGGAAAGCCGTCGGCCGCCCAGCCAATCTGCGTCATCTTGGTGTTGTCGCCGTGCAGGTTCTTCACCAGCCCAACCGGATTTGCGTGGTAGTGGTACGCGCCGTTCGGCTGGACGTGGGCGTTGTTAAAGTCGATGCCCAGCGTGCCCATCCCGTGGATGATGCCTTCGTAGTTCCATCCTGCTTGGCGGTCGTTGTTCCAATACTCGGCCGTTAGCGGATCGAACGGAACACCGTTCAGGGCGATGCCGAAATCCTGGTGGCCAAGATCGGTTAAGAATGAAGCCGTCTTTGGCTGAGCCGGAACCTTGAAATGATAGTTCTGCGGGCTGATCGTGTTGGGATTGCCGCGATTGGGAAAGGCTCCTGTCGTGTGGTCGGGAATTCCGTTCGAGGTGATGACGCGATAGTCGCCTTGAATCTCGATCTTCACCTGATTGGTGTAGCTCCGTTGCCCCAATGCGACCAAAAGTAGAAGTGGTCCAGTCATGCCTCTATGGTAGCGGGCCTTCATTTGGATTTCATTTGGCCGTAAAAGTTTCGGACGGTACACTCTGACCATCTCTTGGGCAACGGGGCTCGGAAAGAAAACCTATGAAGCCGACCCTCATTCTCGATTTCGATAGCACCATCGTGAGCGTGGAATCGCTTGATCTGCTCGCGGAAATCTCGCTCGCCAAGCACCCAGAGCGGGCCGATCGGCAAGCAAAGATCGAAGAGCTGACCAAGCTGGGGATGGAAGGAAAGCTCGATTTTCGCGAATCACTCACCAAGCGGATCGAGTTGCTCGACGCCAACCGAGGGCACATCGAAACTCTGATCAAGCGTCTTCAGAAGTCCATTTCGCCTTCGTTCCAGTCGCACAAAAAGCAGATTCAAGGGTCGGCAGATCGCATCTACGTGGTGACTGGCGGCTTTCGAGAGTTCGTCGAGCCGATCTTGGAAAAGCTGAAGATTCCCGCCGACCATCTCTTCGCCAACACGTTTAAGTTCAATACTAAAGGCAAGATCATCGGCTTCGATGAGGATAATCCGCTGAGCCGCGCGGGTGGCAAGGTCGAGGTCGCACGCCAACTGGCCGACAAAAAGCCGCTCATCGTCGTCGGTGACGGCTACACCGACTACCAAATCAAGGAGGCCGGCGTCGCCGATAAGTTCTATTGTTACGCCGAAATCGTGGCTCGCCCCGCAGTCAAAGCCAAGGCCAACCGCGTCGTCTATGGCATCGACCAGGTTTTGGCCGAAAGCGACCTTCCAACCCGCTATTCGTTCCCACGAAGCAAGATCAAGGTCCTGCTCCTGGACAACATCGACTCCGACGCCGCCGACAAGCTGGCGGCCGAGGGCTACCGGGTCGAGCAGGTGGGAGCCAAGCTCAGCGAAGACGATCTGGTCAAAGCGATCAAAAACGTCTCGATCATCGGCGTTCGCACCCGCACAAAGCTCACACCCCGTGTGCTGGCCGCCGCCGAAAAGCTGATGGCGATCGGCGTATTTAGCGTCGGAACCGACCATGTCGATGTCCGCGGAGCCGCCGAGAAGGGAATCGCGGTCTTCAATGCACCGTTCAGCAACACACGAAGCGTCGTCGAACTCGCCCTTGGCGAAGCGATGGTTCTGATGCGCCGAGTGGTCGAGCATTCCACGGCCCTGCACCAGGGCAAGTGGACCAAGACTGCTGATCGCTCGTTCGAGATTCGCGGCAAAAAGCTCGGCATCATCGGCTACGGCAATATCGGCTCCCAACTATCGGTTTTGGCTGAAAGCGTCGGCATCGAGGTCCTGTACTACGACATCGCGGAGAAGCTCTCGCACGGTAACGCCAAGCGGGCTCTGTCTCTGCAAGACCTCCTCAAGCAGTCGGACATCATCAGCGTGCACTTCGATGGCCGTGCTTCGAACAAAAACCTCATCGGCGAGAAGGAGTTCGATATGATGAAGCCGGGCGTGATCTTCCTCAATCTCAGTCGAGGAACGGTCGTCAACTACGAGGCCCTGGCCGAGGCCGTGCGGAGCGGTAAAGTCGGCGGAGCCGGCATCGACGTCTTCCCCAACGAGCCCAAGAGTAATGCGGAACCGTTTGAGTCGGTTTTGCAGGGCCTGCCCAACGTCATCCTTACCCCTCACATCGCGGGTAGCACCATCGAGGCCCAGCGCAACATCGCCAACTATGTTTCGGAGCGACTGCTGAAGTACCTGGCCCACGGCGAAACCCTCGGCT
It encodes the following:
- a CDS encoding YHYH protein; protein product: MKARYHRGMTGPLLLLVALGQRSYTNQVKIEIQGDYRVITSNGIPDHTTGAFPNRGNPNTISPQNYHFKVPAQPKTASFLTDLGHQDFGIALNGVPFDPLTAEYWNNDRQAGWNYEGIIHGMGTLGIDFNNAHVQPNGAYHYHANPVGLVKNLHGDNTKMTQIGWAADGFPIYSLYGYVNATDAKSGVKTLKSSWRLKQGTRPSGTAGPGGVYDGTFTRDWEYVKGSGDLDEANGRYGVTPEFPNGTYYYVVSEAYPWIPRKFVGTPDSSFRRGPGGPGGPGGPGFGPPPPGFPPPPGGRRGGGGGE
- the serA gene encoding phosphoglycerate dehydrogenase; its protein translation is MKPTLILDFDSTIVSVESLDLLAEISLAKHPERADRQAKIEELTKLGMEGKLDFRESLTKRIELLDANRGHIETLIKRLQKSISPSFQSHKKQIQGSADRIYVVTGGFREFVEPILEKLKIPADHLFANTFKFNTKGKIIGFDEDNPLSRAGGKVEVARQLADKKPLIVVGDGYTDYQIKEAGVADKFYCYAEIVARPAVKAKANRVVYGIDQVLAESDLPTRYSFPRSKIKVLLLDNIDSDAADKLAAEGYRVEQVGAKLSEDDLVKAIKNVSIIGVRTRTKLTPRVLAAAEKLMAIGVFSVGTDHVDVRGAAEKGIAVFNAPFSNTRSVVELALGEAMVLMRRVVEHSTALHQGKWTKTADRSFEIRGKKLGIIGYGNIGSQLSVLAESVGIEVLYYDIAEKLSHGNAKRALSLQDLLKQSDIISVHFDGRASNKNLIGEKEFDMMKPGVIFLNLSRGTVVNYEALAEAVRSGKVGGAGIDVFPNEPKSNAEPFESVLQGLPNVILTPHIAGSTIEAQRNIANYVSERLLKYLAHGETLGSVSLPDVYLPPLQKGMRILHIHSNVPGIVANVSSIFAKHGVNIVGQSLKTRDSVGYLVTEIADKVPDDMLMEIREVSETIKLRVVYP